A single window of Crassostrea angulata isolate pt1a10 chromosome 8, ASM2561291v2, whole genome shotgun sequence DNA harbors:
- the LOC128158913 gene encoding protein piccolo-like isoform X1, with the protein MVLAYVFVFNVAASQFYLTWIYRVQSWILSITALCINQSVFVGFVWFLFAYILYNVSGAKGLLHFLSRGREKLLFCVMGNDTSSIPSEATTPVSPSSEWQSVYSIGSKRRSSVSSTRLPSPSEPPEPDLSHLSEDEIRTIRSVIGRAKTMQQEEQQRIRELEEDYIAHATSVEQRALSVEVEKPEVHLCPICLKNELSVEEPPGVRSGQNICNDCGVLTCNDCGAFQGSMTSKLQEWVCVVCGKRRKLVFSTGLWHPGVDPNEEVPLERELQSQLEKLKTEEKPKPPLEKAISTDQAPKRPPLPRQKSLPVPAILPKVTEKTVSPQQKDASQSSLSGRSDTNVPEGSESEDYATLPTKPNSKFGSALWNMMGSCARGPMGRSVRSRSDSESSDVTSDVDMVDVSMQYQQGDAISPDDGSDDYSMMSIGSSGEDSLKRRPKHRPRSLSIPRSQSATSSDDETSDSNVSTDTECRLAHLDGMDGELVARAASAFAEEMEDFKSHDPWKELQIKPEPEIHEDMKKRSPYAPRSPSWREGLESPPFSPRRRDSYPGKKRGSPTRSPKDRHHFTFPDTTSPNAKQPQSETDALFEAEYAEEPPQFVHSVHSLEDKDAHGYTASNYGKDRQKDHSGIVEYECEPRIIARIPESTACMDLATYAATIASNTANLTQMSVSPTNLNAHDRDRMISPDSQGSVSPISPGYYEHGTIPEEDEDEEEIELADPSSKSIDYQGSKRQKVRPPSTDWSPVIDLSPILDVSPSIEEAEQEDMLVMQEQERRRRESQEEDTSGDESKHYFQPVKEEDDLKSFYGLKRYERVEDICKLLDIPASEFENIQTSAEPQPNVPVVTTADLCKPSTTTTEQAIPSSVSSIITAKDAPAKENKTKLNNSTVVSTSRAKPDSIDGASPSSDKSDGKSDGKTKDSKTRRKLPEPTADMIAQHSRKKKPLPPLPPTTLQREPESDKKNKNYATVIIPERKFTSAASKSLTEAQPTKSLKDQVQKQDSEERRRRAKDLKAKPDPLLIQHIEAEEQSLSPQYKVLDSPPSPESRSSLKRDYSDSTSVSPSSSPDRELYPFPSPVTPPDSDSSPPKPHSPSSPGTDNFDEDGDLRERTSSAEAIYECIFPVPAGKTDNTGKVTPGKGRKKSDQSAVDGKKVRRKLPPLPPEEASATPPPIPPKPKSYSSARRNSARQRSGYITPSSTSDESMNEEDFEVAMLTKQRRMNDLDKPSLDRWNGNYLPPDMDDSKVKKNVKQMYNEDVKANIPPDVSVEIDRAMDQYNREKDETDQIIDSMITIYGVPITQAMKSLKKRLQEELRRATEGRRQRIEEIEEIRALQAQICELKLSQDYAKVQAKRNAQKQAAGKSAGPGNKKRGSAPMAAPRSSPQVMPRRSRHKRQSSDPMISKFSPIKEDKDIEADFQLKTHKTNEEASQKYITDDSSQSGLSDNESIRSEPAFNSRNKKTKPSAYTDMFYNQNNPARKPNIEPSSSLPSLPPKCHSDTNLPEKAKSKSAMYVSDDDESRAREDRKQKLQQEIEKRKKKLEETTKLKTELFNLTRSGQVMAHSYDDIPKKSSRTYPSSRPIPTGIIKPIEDDDDFDDGSDDNEFVTRSHQEINKASVVESSEANYSSSEYLAHKQESVRRSRLEDVTSYSSPYLFTGNINDPRVSKTTKQKVDFYLDPASRDAVITSSVTLPDLHSRRADMEYPPPKDYGAMSDTETSPPSDSTPAMPLLDDVKERSRQIIHGIGTGSRPVSAEFNFSGGVEDLMNGMHRVESDNSVDADEPIMKHMMEGGVTILKQLERKKQPPPPQPKVYDFPIKRILLTRDPKDRSIKAGNGLGMKIVGGRTIPGTKTVGAYVAAIYQGGVAEQLLGELQEGDQILEWNGIDLSDKTYEEVQTIICQPNGEIELVVRPAPHRAGRSKTEESYGSSYDNFEFVSDDVYEKCVKSNLGVDPGQLAAQLAGINDTESPNASQSSSQHEYFTPSVSSQCSSPRSDPASVSSDRQRGNSSDDRSQRTSLDDRQTTRANVDEKTARNHTQDRHQRSSLDERSQRSASDDRPQRCSLDERSSRSTYNGRSQRTSLESKSQRTSLERSPRPSPRPSPRPSVEEKRKQVATPDDRHQSRVLEKSDSVDKVDKSTQQEDKYWGDIQLQLGHDEHESNLHIHVIQARNLKPKDINGLSDPFVKIYLLPGRCSENKRRTKHISRTLNPEWHQTVTFQNIHHEEVKYKTLEITVWDYDRFKANDFLGEVVIDLAVEGFLNDEPHWYPLQDHDPTRGVELPKPTVLPPSGKTNDIRKNFASQSVYRTSRDSPNMQRRKKEKPDNMGRRRRSLGNLSDVDRSSTSDSLETSSTRSTPLLRRKPRDLQVQCSAHAPGNVTHCFSGLSHILSLARHFLSPCSPKRKPPSGARSFRRFFHKKKNDSRSMTTYWHYQSFD; encoded by the exons ATGGTACTAGCGTATGTTTTCGTTTTCAATGTCGCAGCCAGCCAATTCTACTTAACATGGATATATCGTGTACAATCCTGGATTCTGTCGATTACAGCACTATGTATCAACCAGTCTGTGTTTGTCGGATTTGTGTGGTTTCTATTTGCATACATCCTTTACAATGTCAGTGGAGCCAAAGGCTTGTTACACTTCCTGTCACGCGGTAGGGAGAAGTTATTATTTTGTGTGATGGGGAATGACACCAGCAGTATCCCCTCAGAGGCCACGACCCCCGTCTCCCCCTCCTCGGAATGGCAGTCCGTCTACTCCATTGGGTCCAAAAGACGGTCCTCCGTTTCCTCCACGAGACTTCCGTCTCCATCAGAGCCACCGGAACCGGATCTTAGTCATCTATCAGAGGATGAAATCCGGACCATCCGGTCCGTCATTGGCCGGGCCAAGACCATGCAGCAGGAGGAACAGCAGAGGATTAG aGAACTGGAGGAGGACTACATTGCGCATGCTACATCGGTCGAACAGAGGGCGCTGTCGGTGGAAGTGGAGAAACCAGAAGTCCATTTATGTCCAATCTGCCTTAAAAACGAGCTCAGTGTTGAGGAACCCCCTGGGGTTCGCTCGggtcaaaatatatgcaatgactgTGGGGTCCTGACCTGTAATGATTGCGGGGCCTTTCAGGGGTCGATGACGTCAAAG CTCCAGGAATGGGTGTGTGTTGTTTGTGGAAAGAGAAGAAAACTGGTGTTCAGTACCGGACTGTGGCACCCCGGGGTCGACCCAAATGAGGAGGTACCCCTGGAGAGAGAGCTGCAGTCACAACTAGAGAAACTTAAG ACGGAGGAAAAACCCAAACCTCCGTTGGAAAAAGCCATTTCCACAGACCAAGCGCCAAAAAGACCGCCACTACCTCGGCaaaaatcacttccggttcccGCCATTCTTCCCAAAGTCACGGAGAAGACAGTGTCACCTCAGCAAAAGGACGCGAGTCAGAGCAGCCTATCTGGCCGGAGTGACACCAATGTTCCCGAGGGTTCGGAGTCCGAGGACTATGCAACATTGCCGACAAAACCAAACTCTAAGTTTGGCT CCGCTCTGTGGAACATGATGGGAAGCTGTG CTAGGGGGCCTATGGGACGAAGTGTGCGCTCGCGTAGTGATTCCGAATCATCGGATGTGACGTCAGATGTTGATATGGTGGACGTATCTATGCAATATCAACAGGGAGATGCTATAAGCCCTGATGACGGAAGTGATGACTACTCCATGATGAGTATCGGAAGCAGCGGAGAGGACAGTCTAAAACGAAGACCAAAACACCGCCCAAGATCTCTCAGCATCCCGAGATCCCAAAGTGCTACGTCATCTGATGACGAGACTTCCGACAGCAATGTCAGTACAGATACAGAGTGTCGTCTGGCGCATCTAGACGGAATGGACGGTGAACTCGTGGCCAGAGCTGCGTCTGCGTTCGCAGAAGAAATGGAGGACTTTAAATCACATGATCCTTGGAAAGAGCTTCAAATAAAACCGGAACCGGAAATTCATGAGGATATGAAAAAACGAAGTCCGTATGCTCCGCGTAGTCCCAGTTGGAGAGAGGGACTGGAAAGTCCGCCCTTCTCACCGCGACGCCGTGACTCATATCCGGGAAAGAAACGAGGTTCTCCGACCCGATCACCAAAAGATCGGCATCATTTCACATTCCCCGACACAACGTCCCCTAACGCCAAACAGCCCCAGTCCGAGACGGACGCACTGTTTGAGGCGGAATACGCCGAGGAACCACCACAGTTTGTTCATTCGGTGCATTCTCTCGAGGATAAGGACGCGCATGGCTACACTGCTTCTAATTACGGCAAAGATCGACAAAAAGATCATTCCGGCATTGTAGAATATGAGTGTGAACCAAGAATTATTGCGCGAATTCCCGAGTCAACCGCGTGCATGGATTTAGCAACATATGCGGCAACCATTGCCAGTAACACAGCAAACTTGACACAAATGTCTGTTTCTCCCACAAACCTTAATGCTCATGATCGTGATCGTATGATATCCCCCGATTCCCAGGGAAGCGTCTCCCCGATATCCCCCGGATACTATGAACACGGAACTATTCCAGAGGAAGACGAAGATGAGGAAGAGATCGAGCTCGCTGATCCTTCGTCGAAATCCATTGATTACCAAGGTTCTAAACGTCAAAAAGTTAGACCCCCTTCTACAGACTGGTCCCCTGTGATTGACCTTTCACCCATTCTGGACGTGTCACCCTCCATCGAGGAGGCGGAACAGGAAGACATGCTGGTCATGCAGGAGCAGGAGCGAAGGAGGCGAGAGTCCCAAGAGGAGGATACTTCCGGTGATGaatcaaaacattattttcaacCCGTAAAAGAGGAGGACGACTTGAAATCGTTCTATGGATTAAAACGTTATGAGCGCGTGGAAGATATCTGTAAGCTATTGGATATACCTGCTAGTGAGTTTGAGAACATTCAAACGAGCGCGGAGCCACAACCTAATGTTCCTGTTGTTACCACTGCTGATTTATGTAAACCCTCTACCACCACGACAGAACAAGCTATTCCTAGTTCTGTCTCTTCGATTATCACTGCTAAAGATGCTCCTGCCAAAGAGAATAAAACCAAACTAAACAATTCAACTGTTGTTAGTACCTCACGTGCAAAGCCCGATAGTATTGATGGAGCCTCGCCGAGTTCAGATAAATCTGACGGGAAAAGTGACGGGAAAACAAAGGACAGCAAGACGAGGCGGAAACTTCCAGAACCCACTGCCGACATGATAGCTCAACATTCTAGAAAGAAGAAACCTTTACCGCCTCTACCACCTACTACACTACAGAGGGAACCAGAAAGTGACAAGAAGAATAAGAACTACGCCACGGTTATTATACCAGAGCGAAAATTCACGTCTGCTGCTTCAAAGTCATTGACAGAAGCACAGCCCACCAAGTCATTGAAAGACCAAGTTCAAAAACAAGATTCAGAAGAACGCCGACGAAGAGCGAAAGACCTAAAAGCCAAACCGGATCCGTTGTTAATACAGCATATTGAGGCCGAGGAGCAGTCACTGTCACCGCAGTATAAAGTATTAGACTCACCGCCGAGTCCGGAGTCAAGGTCATCGTTAAAACGAGACTACTCGGACAGCACTTCCGTTTCCCCATCTTCATCACCTGACCGTGAACTGTATCCCTTCCCATCCCCAGTTACTCCCCCTGACTCGGACTCTTCCCCGCCAAAACCACACTCTCCTTCCTCTCCAGGAACTGATAATTTTGATGAAGACGGCGATTTAAGAGAAAGGACATCGTCTGCTGAAGCGATTTATGAGTGTATATTTCCTGTGCCTGCTGGAAAAACGGACAACACAGGAAAGGTCACCCCaggaaaaggaagaaaaaagtCTGACCAG TCTGCAGTAGATGGAAAGAAGGTAAGACGAAAGTTGCCTCCCCTTCCACCGGAAGAAGCGTCCGCCACCCCTCCGCCTATACCACCCAAACCAAAATCGTACAGCTCAGCGCGCCGGAACTCTGCAAGACAGAGGTCTGGATATATCACGCCCTCCTCGACCAGTGATGAATCGATGAACGAAGAGGATTTTGAGGTAGCCATGCTTACCAAACAGCGTCGTATGAATGATTTAGACAAGCCTTCCTTGGACCGATGGAATGGGAATTATCTTCCACCAGATATGGATGAttcaaaagtgaaaaagaatgtGAAACAAATGTATAATGAGGATGTTAAAGCTAACATCCCTCCCGATGTGTCCGTGGAGATTGACAGAGCAATGGACCAGTATAACAGAGAAAAGGACGAGACGGATCAGATAATTGATTCCATGATTACAATATACGGTGTACCAATAACACAAGCCATGAAGTCGCTGAAGAAACGACTGCAGGAAGAGTTAAGGCGAGCAACAGAAGGTCGAAGGCAAAGGATAGAAGAAATCGAGGAAATTCGTGCGTTACAAGCTCAGATATGTGAATTAAAGTTAAGTCAGGACTATGCTAAAGTGCAAGCCAAACGAAATGCTCAAAAGCAGGCAGCTGGCAAATCTGCTGGACCTGGCAATAAAAAGCGTGGATCCGCTCCCATGGCTGCTCCGAGATCCTCACCACAAGTCATGCCCCGGAGATCTCGACACAAGAGACAGTCTAGTGATCCAATGATCTCAAAGTTCTCACCCATTAAAGAGGATAAAGACATTGAAGCTGACTTTCAATTAAAAACCCACAAGACAAACGAGGAAGCTTCCCAGAAATATATCACAGATGACAGTTCACAATCTGGTTTGTCTGATAATGAGAGCATTCGTTCAGAACCCGCTTTTAATTCTagaaataagaaaactaaacCTTCTGCATACACTGATATGTTCTATAATCAGAACAACCCAGCGCGAAAACCAAATATCGAACCTTCCTCTTCTTTGCCATCCTTGCCACCTAAGTGTCATTCCGACACTAATTTACCAGAGAAAGCCAAATCAAAGAGCGCTATGTACGTGTCAGACGACGATGAATCAAGGGCCAGAGAAGACAGAAAGCAAAAATTACAACAAGAAATCGAAAAACGTAAAAAGAAACTGGAAGAGACCACTAAATTGAAAACTGAGCTATTCAATTTAACAAGATCTGGGCAGGTTATGGCTCACAGCTATGACGACATTCCCAAAAAATCGAGTCGAACCTACCCTTCATCTCGTCCTATTCCTACTGGTATCATAAAACCCATCGAAGACGATGACGACTTCGACGATGGTTCCGATGATAACGAATTTGTCACTAGAAGCCACCAGGAGATTAACAAGGCCAGTGTGGTGGAGTCTAGTGAAGCTAACTATAGTTCTTCCGAATATCTTGCTCACAAGCAAGAATCGGTCAGGCGTAGTAGACTAGAGGATGTTACCTCCTATTCAAGCCCCTATTTATTCACAGGAAATATCAATGACCCGCGCGTATCCAAAACAACCAAACAGAAGGTAGACTTTTACCTTGACCCTGCCTCTAGGGACGCTGTGATAACGAGTAGTGTGACCTTGCCTGACCTCCACTCGAGACGGGCCGACATGGAGTACCCTCCTCCCAAGGACTACGGCGCCATGTCAGACACAGAGACCAGTCCACCTAGCGACTCTACCCCAGCTATGCCCCTCCTTGATGACGTCAAAGAACGATCCCGGCAGATTATCCATGGCATTGGGACCGGAAGTCGACCGGTGTCCGCAGAGTTCAACTTCTCTGGGGGAGTAGAAG ACCTGATGAATGGGATGCACCGCGTGGAGAGTGACAACAGTGTGGACGCGGATGAACCAATCATGAAGCACATGATGGAGGGTGGGGTGACCATCCTAAAACAGCTAGAACGCAAGAAACAG CCTCCCCCTCCCCAGCCAAAGGTGTATGATTTCCCCATAAAGAGGATTCTGTTGACAAGAGACCCTAAAGATCGGTCAATTAAAG cCGGGAACGGGCTGGGGATGAAAATCGTCGGTGGTCGAACTATACCAGGAACAAAAACCGTAGGTGCCTATGTAGCCGCCATTTACCAAGGGGGTGTGGCCGAGCAGCTGTTAGGAGAACTACAAGAGG GTGATCAAATATTGGAATGGAACGGGATCGATCTCTCGGACAAGACTTATGAAGAAGTCCAGACAATTATATGTCAGCCTAATGGAGAGATCGAGCTGGTAGTGCGCCC AGCTCCCCATAGAGCAGGAAGATCTAAAACAGAGGAGAGTTATGGTTCTTCCTATGATAACTTCGAGTTCGTCTCTGATGACGTCTATG AGAAATGCGTCAAGTCCAACCTTGGAGTGGACCCCGGTCAGCTTGCAGCACAGTTGGCGGGAATTAACGACACAGAGTCCCCCAACGCCTCTCAGTCGTCCTCCCAGCACGAGTACTTCACCCCCAGCGTGTCCTCCCAGTGTAGCTCTCCACGGTCAGACCCTGCCTCCGTGTCCTCGGACAGACAGCGGGGTAACAGCTCGGACGACCGCTCACAGAGAACCAGTTTAGACGATAGACAGACGACAAGAGCAAATGTTGATGAAAAGACCGCAAGAAACCATACTCAGGACAGGCATCAGAGATCGAGCTTAGATGAGAGGTCTCAGCGGTCCGCGTCGGACGATAGACCACAGAGATGTAGTTTAGATGAGAGGTCGTCTCGGTCAACTTACAATGGCAGGTCGCAAAGAACCAGTTTAGAGAGCAAATCGCAGAGGACTAGTTTAGAAAGGTCACCAAGGCCGTCGCCACGACCGTCGCCAAGGCCGAGTGTGGAGGAGAAGCGGAAACAGGTGGCGACCCCTGACGACAGACATCAGTCACGTGTCCTAGAGAAGTCCGACTCTGTGGACAAAGTTGACAAG TCTACACAGCAAGAAGACAAATACTGGGGAGATATACAG CTGCAGCTGGGCCATGATGAGCACGAGAGTAACCTACACATACACGTGATACAGGCGAGGAACCTGAAACCTAAGGACATCAACGGCCTGTCCGATCCCTTTGTCAAGATTTACTTGCTGCCAGGAAGGTG TTCCGAGAACAAGAGGCGAACGAAGCACATTTCACGGACACTGAACCCAGAGTGGCATCAGACCGTGACTTTCCAGAACATCCACCACGAGGAGGTCAAGTACAAGACCCTGGAGATCACCGTTTGGGACTACGACAGGTTCAAGGCCAACGACTTCCTAGGGGAGGTCGTCATCGACCTGGCCG